A region from the Streptomyces sp. 3214.6 genome encodes:
- a CDS encoding putative bifunctional diguanylate cyclase/phosphodiesterase — MSGTSEGPTPAADLDRSAVTESDINSTDSGPRVHRPPAYRSVFAAAPLAMAVVDREGLIVDANDALGALLGDAAGLVGRVASDLLDLASDARTWHAYREVLRGRQAKLRCTRRLKQPDGRSLWAQVTVSPLDADMPGVLLSVADVSAHRDLQARLRHLQMHDPVTRLPNRTLFFERVSAALEAEAYEQSGTGRIGLCYLDLDGFKAVNDTLGHRVGDRLLAAVADRLTACAEEAGRTRPSVPLVARLGGDEFALLVEDSTGTEQLADLAESVLKALQAPFDLAGHRLNVSASIGVVERHAAGTTATGLMQAADTTLYWAKVDGKDRWTLFDPERNAHLMTRQALASTLRPAIERGEFRLDYQPLVGMSDGRLHGVEALVRWDHPRFGLLPPNRFVALAEEDGSIVPLGRWILATACRQARQWQLDNPDEPPLFVSVNVAVRQVWDSDLVADVAEVLAETGLAPHLLQLELTESAVMGSAGRPLQALQALSDMGVGIAIDDFGTGYSNLAYLSRLPVSVLKLDGSFVRGFQYEGSGAAPNPADEVVVEAMIDLAHRLGLTVTAECVETSAQATRLRSIGCDTGQGWLYSRPVSPDRISELLGTESGTRSGTESGTVSGTESGTESYAVGNP, encoded by the coding sequence GTGAGCGGAACGTCCGAAGGGCCGACGCCCGCGGCAGACCTCGACCGGTCAGCCGTCACAGAGAGTGACATCAACAGTACGGACAGCGGGCCCCGGGTCCACCGGCCTCCGGCCTACCGTTCCGTCTTCGCGGCAGCACCCCTCGCCATGGCCGTGGTCGACCGCGAGGGTCTCATCGTCGACGCCAACGACGCGCTCGGCGCACTGCTCGGCGACGCCGCGGGCCTGGTCGGGCGGGTCGCCTCCGACCTGCTGGACCTGGCCTCCGACGCCCGGACCTGGCACGCCTACCGCGAGGTGCTGCGCGGCCGGCAGGCGAAACTGCGCTGCACCCGGCGGCTGAAGCAGCCCGACGGGCGCTCGCTGTGGGCGCAGGTCACCGTCTCCCCGCTGGACGCGGACATGCCCGGCGTGCTGCTGTCGGTCGCCGACGTCAGCGCGCACCGTGACCTCCAGGCGCGGCTGCGGCACCTGCAGATGCACGACCCGGTGACCCGGCTGCCCAACCGCACCCTGTTCTTCGAGCGGGTCTCGGCCGCGCTGGAGGCGGAGGCGTACGAGCAGAGCGGGACCGGCCGGATCGGTTTGTGCTACCTGGATCTGGACGGCTTCAAGGCCGTCAACGACACCCTCGGTCACCGGGTCGGCGACCGGCTGCTGGCCGCCGTCGCCGACCGGCTGACGGCGTGTGCCGAGGAGGCCGGGCGGACCAGGCCGAGCGTGCCGCTGGTGGCCCGGCTGGGCGGCGACGAGTTCGCGCTGCTCGTGGAGGACTCCACCGGCACCGAGCAGCTCGCCGATCTCGCCGAGTCCGTGCTCAAGGCGCTCCAGGCCCCCTTCGACCTGGCCGGGCACCGGTTGAACGTCTCCGCGTCGATCGGGGTCGTGGAGCGGCACGCGGCCGGCACCACCGCGACCGGGCTGATGCAGGCCGCCGATACGACCCTGTACTGGGCGAAGGTGGACGGCAAGGACCGCTGGACGCTGTTCGACCCCGAGCGCAACGCGCATCTGATGACCCGCCAGGCGCTGGCGTCCACGCTCCGGCCGGCCATCGAGCGCGGCGAGTTCCGCCTCGACTACCAGCCGCTGGTCGGCATGTCGGACGGCCGGCTGCACGGGGTGGAGGCCCTGGTCCGCTGGGACCACCCCCGGTTCGGGCTGCTGCCGCCGAATCGGTTCGTCGCGCTGGCCGAGGAGGACGGCTCGATCGTGCCGCTGGGCCGATGGATTCTGGCCACCGCGTGCCGCCAGGCGCGGCAGTGGCAGCTGGACAATCCGGACGAACCGCCGCTGTTCGTCAGCGTCAACGTGGCGGTGCGTCAGGTGTGGGACTCCGACCTGGTGGCGGACGTCGCGGAAGTCCTCGCCGAGACCGGGCTCGCCCCGCATCTGCTGCAGCTGGAGCTCACCGAGTCGGCCGTGATGGGCTCGGCGGGGCGGCCGTTGCAGGCGTTGCAGGCGCTCAGCGACATGGGTGTGGGCATCGCCATCGACGACTTCGGCACCGGTTACTCCAACCTCGCCTATCTGAGCCGGCTGCCGGTGTCGGTGCTGAAGCTCGACGGGTCCTTCGTACGTGGCTTCCAGTACGAGGGCTCGGGCGCCGCGCCGAACCCGGCCGACGAGGTCGTCGTCGAGGCGATGATCGACCTCGCCCACCGGCTCGGGCTGACCGTCACCGCCGAGTGCGTGGAGACCTCCGCGCAGGCGACGCGGCTGCGCAGCATCGGCTGCGACACCGGGCAGGGCTGGCTGTACTCCCGTCCGGTGTCGCCGGATCGTATCTCCGAGCTGCTGGGTACCGAGTCCGGCACCCGGTCCGGCAC